One Idiomarina loihiensis L2TR genomic window carries:
- the rsmG gene encoding 16S rRNA (guanine(527)-N(7))-methyltransferase RsmG has product MKEQLKGLLDQAQINLSEAQIEQQLALVGLLDKWNKAYNLTSVRNPKDMLTRHIMDSLAVRQYLHGQRFIDVGTGPGLPGLPLAIAEPDNEFVLLDSLGKRIRFIRQVCHELKLTNVTAVQARVEDYQDEKQFDGVISRAFASLNDMLSWCEHLPAENGRFYALKGLYPQDELEQLPEQYKIESIEQINVPGIDASRHIVIISKRS; this is encoded by the coding sequence GTGAAAGAGCAGTTAAAGGGATTATTAGATCAGGCACAAATAAACCTGTCAGAAGCACAGATTGAGCAACAACTGGCGTTAGTAGGCTTACTGGATAAATGGAATAAAGCTTATAACCTGACCAGCGTGAGAAACCCGAAGGATATGCTGACCCGACATATTATGGACAGCCTGGCTGTTCGTCAGTATTTACATGGGCAGCGCTTCATCGATGTCGGTACAGGACCAGGGCTACCGGGTTTACCCTTAGCCATAGCCGAACCGGATAATGAATTTGTTTTACTCGATAGTTTAGGCAAGCGAATCCGTTTTATTCGTCAGGTTTGTCATGAGCTAAAACTAACCAATGTTACGGCTGTGCAGGCGCGGGTGGAAGACTATCAGGACGAAAAGCAGTTTGATGGTGTAATCAGTAGAGCCTTTGCCTCGCTTAATGATATGCTTTCGTGGTGTGAACATTTACCGGCTGAAAACGGTCGGTTTTATGCGTTGAAAGGGCTGTATCCGCAAGACGAACTGGAGCAGTTGCCCGAGCAATATAAAATTGAAAGTATTGAGCAAATTAACGTTCCCGGCATTGACGCGAGCCGGCATATCGTCATTATAAGCAAACGGTCATAA
- the mnmG gene encoding tRNA uridine-5-carboxymethylaminomethyl(34) synthesis enzyme MnmG gives MSQQSQQHFDVIVVGGGHAGTEAALAAARLGVKTLLLTHNIDTLGQMSCNPAIGGIGKGHLVKEIDALGGVMAKAADKAGIQFRTLNSSKGPAVRATRAQADRQLYKQAIRYALETQPNLSIFQQGCDDLIVENDRVTGVVTQMGLKFTAKTVVLTVGTFLGGQIHIGLDNYQGGRAGDPPSNALAKRLRALPLRVERLKTGTPPRIASHSVDFSVMQEQPGDNPTPVFSYMGSRSDHPQQIPCYITHTNENTHEIIRSGLDRSPMYSGVIEGVGPRYCPSIEDKIVRFADKGSHQIFVEPEGLNTFEIYPNGISTSLPFDVQQRLVQSIKGFENAHITRPGYAIEYDYFDPRDLKQSLETKVINGLFFAGQINGTTGYEEAGAQGLIAGLNAALQAQDKESWAPRRDQAYMGVLIDDLSTLGTQEPYRMFTSRAEYRLLLREDNADMRLTEIGRNLGLVDDERWAAFNKKMESVEQEKQRLKTTWVHKDHASVEQINALVKSPVTKEVSGEELLRRPEIHYKDLALTDFFAPGLEDPLAAEQVEIQIKYAGYITRQQEEIAKQQRHENTLLPSPFDYAKIKGLSNEVVAKLNDHQPETVGKAARISGITPAAVSMLLVHLKKQGLLRKSA, from the coding sequence ATGTCACAACAGAGCCAACAACACTTTGACGTTATTGTTGTCGGTGGAGGACACGCCGGAACAGAAGCTGCGTTAGCCGCCGCTCGTTTAGGTGTTAAAACCCTATTGCTTACGCATAATATTGATACTTTAGGGCAAATGTCCTGTAACCCAGCCATTGGGGGAATAGGAAAAGGTCATTTAGTAAAAGAGATCGATGCACTTGGCGGCGTTATGGCCAAAGCAGCTGACAAAGCCGGAATTCAATTCAGAACACTGAATTCATCCAAAGGCCCTGCAGTGCGCGCAACCAGAGCTCAGGCTGACCGACAGCTTTACAAACAAGCGATCCGCTACGCACTGGAAACCCAACCGAATCTGTCAATATTCCAACAAGGTTGTGACGATCTGATCGTCGAGAACGATCGCGTTACTGGCGTTGTTACCCAAATGGGTCTTAAATTTACGGCAAAAACCGTGGTGCTAACCGTAGGAACATTCCTCGGCGGACAAATCCATATTGGTCTGGATAACTACCAGGGCGGTCGCGCAGGCGATCCTCCATCAAACGCATTAGCTAAACGATTACGTGCATTGCCGTTACGAGTTGAACGTTTAAAAACCGGTACGCCACCGCGTATAGCCAGTCACAGCGTTGATTTTTCCGTTATGCAGGAACAACCGGGCGATAATCCGACTCCAGTATTTTCTTACATGGGTTCTCGTTCTGATCACCCGCAACAAATTCCGTGTTACATCACGCACACCAACGAAAATACCCACGAAATTATTCGTTCAGGGCTTGATCGTTCACCCATGTATTCTGGTGTGATTGAAGGCGTAGGACCACGTTACTGTCCTTCAATTGAAGATAAAATTGTGCGTTTTGCTGACAAAGGCTCGCATCAAATTTTTGTTGAACCAGAAGGCTTAAATACCTTTGAAATTTACCCTAATGGCATTTCAACCAGCTTGCCGTTTGATGTTCAGCAACGTCTCGTTCAGTCAATTAAAGGCTTTGAAAATGCGCATATCACACGCCCAGGTTATGCGATCGAATACGATTACTTTGATCCCCGAGATCTGAAACAATCTCTGGAAACCAAAGTCATTAACGGCTTGTTCTTCGCTGGCCAAATTAACGGCACAACAGGCTATGAAGAAGCCGGTGCGCAAGGGCTTATTGCCGGTTTAAATGCCGCGTTGCAGGCTCAGGACAAAGAATCCTGGGCACCACGACGCGATCAGGCCTACATGGGTGTGTTGATCGATGATTTATCGACTTTGGGCACTCAGGAACCTTACCGTATGTTCACTTCGCGCGCTGAATATCGCCTGTTGCTGCGTGAAGATAACGCTGATATGCGATTAACTGAAATTGGTCGTAATCTCGGTTTAGTGGATGATGAACGCTGGGCCGCGTTTAATAAGAAAATGGAATCAGTCGAGCAGGAAAAACAACGTTTAAAAACTACCTGGGTGCATAAAGATCATGCATCTGTAGAGCAAATTAACGCGCTGGTTAAAAGCCCTGTCACCAAAGAAGTCAGTGGCGAAGAACTATTACGCCGCCCGGAAATTCATTACAAAGATTTAGCCTTAACTGACTTTTTTGCGCCGGGGTTAGAGGATCCTTTAGCGGCAGAACAAGTTGAGATCCAAATTAAATACGCGGGTTATATAACGCGTCAGCAGGAAGAAATAGCAAAACAACAACGTCATGAAAATACCTTGCTGCCCTCGCCTTTCGATTACGCTAAAATTAAGGGGTTATCGAACGAAGTGGTTGCGAAATTAAATGATCATCAGCCTGAGACCGTTGGTAAAGCAGCGCGTATTTCCGGAATTACTCCGGCGGCTGTTTCAATGTTATTGGTTCACCTGAAAAAACAGGGTTTATTGCGTAAAAGTGCTTAA
- a CDS encoding flavodoxin domain-containing protein: MTVLHLLVGTTSGNTEFLADTVSEKLNQQGIETELHYEPEFEKLPSDQPWLIFLASHGAGDYADSMLDFYDEINDPQSPDLAGLNYAVVAVGESCYDTFCEAGRHCDKRLQELGGTQITDRLEIDMLEDDPEEKTLNWLPAIADAVKAL; encoded by the coding sequence ATGACCGTTTTACATCTTTTAGTGGGTACAACCTCCGGAAATACCGAGTTTTTAGCCGATACTGTCAGCGAAAAGTTAAATCAGCAGGGCATTGAAACCGAACTCCATTACGAACCGGAGTTTGAGAAGCTGCCCAGCGATCAACCCTGGTTAATTTTTCTTGCCAGCCATGGTGCAGGTGATTATGCCGACTCCATGCTCGATTTCTACGACGAAATAAATGATCCCCAAAGTCCTGATTTAGCCGGACTGAACTATGCCGTAGTAGCTGTTGGTGAGTCCTGTTATGACACCTTCTGTGAAGCCGGTCGACATTGTGATAAACGCTTACAGGAATTAGGTGGAACTCAAATAACCGATCGTTTAGAAATTGATATGCTGGAAGACGATCCGGAAGAGAAAACGTTAAACTGGCTGCCCGCGATCGCTGATGCTGTAAAGGCTCTGTGA
- a CDS encoding beta-lactamase hydrolase domain-containing protein → MVKALVNVLVAFSVAIVSTNVFAGIESPKQVSDKLWVMGTPSNEQLTDFADEGGDVVINLLSQKEMTDSEEAAVVTLNGMAYYHVPVNGADGVTLANARLVDRILLENSDKTVLVHCASSNRVGALMALRAGWLDGMSVENALEVGREHGMTSLEDRVKSMLSEQ, encoded by the coding sequence ATGGTAAAAGCTCTGGTTAATGTATTAGTCGCTTTTAGTGTAGCAATAGTTTCAACGAATGTTTTTGCAGGCATTGAGTCACCGAAACAGGTGTCGGATAAGTTATGGGTGATGGGCACACCATCAAACGAGCAATTGACTGACTTTGCTGATGAAGGTGGTGATGTGGTGATTAATCTGCTGTCGCAGAAAGAAATGACCGACAGTGAGGAAGCCGCAGTGGTTACCCTTAATGGTATGGCGTATTACCATGTTCCGGTAAATGGAGCTGATGGAGTAACGCTTGCTAACGCACGCCTGGTTGATCGTATTTTATTAGAGAACAGCGATAAAACCGTGCTGGTTCATTGTGCTTCCAGTAACCGCGTTGGGGCGTTAATGGCATTGCGTGCCGGCTGGTTAGATGGAATGTCGGTAGAAAACGCGTTAGAAGTTGGACGCGAGCATGGAATGACGTCTCTGGAAGATAGAGTGAAGTCGATGCTTTCAGAACAGTAA
- the gloA gene encoding lactoylglutathione lyase — MSRHFDEAKGLSEQHDPATHDFVFNQTMFRIKDPERTLKFYSEVLGMTLVKRFDFPEMEFTLYFMAAMSPEQRKGWSTDHDKRIEQTFGRPAMLELTHNWGDENDDSVSYHSGNEEPKGFGHIGFAVPDIDAACERFEKMGVEFQKRPNDGKMKGIAFIKDSDGYWIEIFTPDRQPELLKEHLK; from the coding sequence ATGAGCAGACATTTTGATGAAGCCAAGGGTCTGTCTGAACAACATGACCCCGCAACACACGACTTTGTGTTTAACCAGACTATGTTCCGTATTAAAGACCCCGAGCGCACCTTAAAATTCTACAGTGAAGTTCTGGGCATGACATTAGTTAAGCGGTTCGACTTTCCAGAAATGGAGTTTACGTTGTATTTCATGGCTGCCATGTCGCCTGAACAACGTAAAGGTTGGTCAACCGACCATGACAAGCGCATTGAACAGACCTTTGGTCGACCGGCCATGCTGGAACTGACTCACAACTGGGGTGACGAGAACGACGACTCAGTGTCTTATCACAGTGGTAATGAAGAGCCTAAAGGCTTTGGTCACATAGGTTTCGCCGTACCAGATATTGATGCCGCTTGTGAGCGCTTCGAAAAAATGGGCGTAGAATTTCAAAAACGCCCGAACGACGGTAAAATGAAAGGCATTGCCTTTATTAAAGACTCGGATGGCTACTGGATTGAAATATTCACACCGGATCGCCAACCGGAATTGCTGAAAGAGCACTTAAAATAA
- a CDS encoding GIY-YIG nuclease family protein — protein MSWAVYLIKCADNTFYTGVTTDIERRVNEHNTDDKKGAKYTRARRPVALVWSEEHPNRTKACQREYEIKRWPRAKKVELTGGI, from the coding sequence GTGAGCTGGGCGGTTTATCTAATTAAATGTGCAGACAATACGTTTTATACCGGTGTCACAACTGACATTGAGCGGCGTGTGAATGAGCATAATACGGACGATAAAAAAGGAGCTAAGTACACCAGGGCGCGTCGTCCGGTGGCACTTGTCTGGAGTGAGGAGCACCCGAACCGAACTAAAGCATGCCAGCGTGAATATGAAATTAAACGTTGGCCGCGCGCTAAAAAGGTTGAGTTAACCGGTGGAATTTAA